One part of the Macaca mulatta isolate MMU2019108-1 chromosome 6, T2T-MMU8v2.0, whole genome shotgun sequence genome encodes these proteins:
- the LOC114678796 gene encoding uncharacterized protein LOC114678796 has translation MGETRCGRSAPAPLPRLAAVRPSPSPASVPSRLQGCARKHAERSERAQQSRDARPEPAATVPPSLPPSLGPGSPLGVGELRPPLSPPPPLSPSRPRGRSPAPGRGFSRLGWNAARAVGLADTPL, from the exons atgGGGGAG ACCCGGTGTGGAAGGAGCGCGCCCGCTCCGCTGCCCCGCTTGGCTGCAGTGCGCCCATCCCCGAGCCCCGCGTCCGTTCCGTCCCGACTGCAGGGCTGTGCCCGAAAACACGCTGAGCGCTCGGAACGTGCCCAGCAGTCGCGCGACGCGCGTCCGGAGCCGGCTGCCACCGTCCCGCCCTCGCTGCCTCCGTCCCTCGGTCCAGGAAGCCCGCTAGGAGTCGGGGAGCTCCGGCCGCCCTTGTCGCCCCCGCCGCCCTTGTCGCCTTCGCGGCCGCGCGGACGAAGCCCTGCTCCAGGCCGGGGTTTCTCCCGCTTGGGGTGGAATGCAGCCCGGGCTGTGGGTTTAGCAGACACACCTTTGTGA